The following are encoded together in the Malaya genurostris strain Urasoe2022 chromosome 3, Malgen_1.1, whole genome shotgun sequence genome:
- the LOC131435327 gene encoding beta-1,4-N-acetylgalactosaminyltransferase bre-4: MASCSRAHVIKAALVLGFLLILLNLLASWFDSTPIGLPRMDTTQWPKRTRTSSERLVQSKHQKPNNHSTNGTHNKTNDHRNILPTISRNGQQSETTNLSTNLNLNESKSQPQFNESSLTDETSLTPKAMLLSTGSNLPSIAVSYNGINSTSVDSNNSNLERNNKSNSMFDVNISTTHQLNETNMHIDSDTGIIHGLVRKRGQHSCPPIPPNLDGPIEVDVSYESTTLVEQKFAPKLQPGGQYTPRECSARDRVAIIVPYRDREQHLPVFLKNIHPFLMKQQLEYGIYIVEQSTGSSFNRASLMNIGFVEAMKQKNWDCMVFHDVDLLPLDDRNLYTCPDQPRHMSVAVDTFGFKLPYSTIFGGVSAMTVKQFRTVNGFSNLFWGWGGEDDDMSNRLKHVGFHIARYPINIARYTMLSHKKEKANPKRYEKLSTGAKRYDSDGLNSLHYRLVNLIRKPLFTWVHVELSPDSS; encoded by the exons ATGGCATCGTGCAGCCGAGCGCACGTTATCAAGGCGGCGTTGGTGCTTGGATTTCTGCTGATTTTACTTAATTTGCTCGCGTCATGGTTTGACTCCACACCAATAGGATTGCCTCGAATGGA cacAACCCAGTGGCCAAAACGCACAAGAACCAGTTCCGAGCGACTTGTTCAGTCAAAGCACCAAAAACCAAACAATCACAGCACCAATGGAACCCACAACAAAACTAATGATCACAGAAATATATTACCCACAATCAGTCGAAACGGACAGCAATCGGAAACAACAAACTTAAGCACAAATTTGAATCTCAACGAATCGAAATCTCAACCACAATTCAACGAATCTTCTCTAACGGATGAAACGAGCTTAACTCCCAAAGCAATGCTATTGAGTACAGGATCTAATTTACCGTCTATAGCAGTGTCGTACAACGGTATCAATTCCACTAGTGTAgacagtaacaattcgaatctcGAAAGAAATAATAAAAGCAATAGCATGTTTGATGTTAATATTTCGACAACTCACCAGCTGAATGAAACCAATATGCACATAGACAGTGATACTGGTATCATCCATGGTTTAGTGCGAAAAAGGGGACAACATAGCTGTCCCCCAATACCGCCAAATTTAG ATGGACCAATCGAAGTGGATGTTTCGTATGAAAGCACAACATTGGTGGAGCAAAAATTTGCTCCAAAACTACAACCTGGTGGTCAGTACACTCCACGCGAATGTAGCGCCAGGGATCGAGTGGCAATTATCGTCCCCTACAGGGATCGGGAACAACATCTGCCAGTATTTCTGAAGAATATCCACCCGTTTCTGATGAAACAACAGCTGGAGTACGGAATATACATCGTGGAACAATCCACCGGATCATCCTTCAATCGAGCCTCCTTGATGAACATCGGTTTTGTGGAAGCTATGAAACAGAAAAACTGGGACTGTATGGTATTTCACGACGTAGACCTGCTGCCGCTGGATGATCGAAATCTTTACACTTGTCCGGATCAACCGCGACACATGTCCGTGGCGGTCGATACGTTCGGTTTCAAACTTCCCTATAGCACTATATTCGGTGGCGTGTCGGCAATGACCGTGAAGCAGTTCCGTACAGTGAATGGATTTTCCAACTTATTCTGGGGTTGGGGTGGCGAGGACGATGATATGTCCAATAG ACTGAAACACGTTGGCTTTCACATTGCACGCTACCCAATCAATATAGCACGCTATACCATGCTGAGCCACAAGAAGGAAAAGGCCAACCCGAAAAG GTACGAGAAGCTTTCCACTGGAGCGAAACGTTACGACAGTGATGGATTGAACTCCCTACACTACCGCCTAGTCAACTTAATCCGCAAGCCACTGTTTACATGGGTCCACGTCGAACTATCACCAGAT